Proteins from a single region of Synechococcus sp. WH 8109:
- a CDS encoding glycosyltransferase family 4 protein, with the protein MNILFVHQNFPAQFKFLAPELVRQGHKVFALTLRPGLGKTLSGVRIISYHPSRSSSDTIHPWIADLETKVIRGEACLRRCLELKDSGLIPDLIIAHHGWGEPMFLKEVWPSSILALYCEFFYNTSGFDYGFDSEFSSKSIESICKLRLKNLNNTLHFDIADAGLSPTQFQANSFPQQFRSKISVIHDGIDTARIKPNPSIKLTLNESLLLTNRDEVITFVNRNLEPYRGFHIFMRTLPKILKDRPTAHVLIVGGDGVSYGAKPNSDLSWKQIFINEVRPHISDSDWDRVHFLGNLPYTTFIGLLQLSTVHIYLTYPFVLSWSLLEAMSAGCSIIASDTEPVREVIEHDRTGLLVDFFDQDALSSEICSLLDNHSKRQQISSNARSYAIDNYDIIKVCLPKQVSWVNSLLS; encoded by the coding sequence ATGAACATTCTTTTTGTTCATCAAAACTTCCCTGCACAGTTTAAATTTCTTGCTCCTGAACTTGTTCGTCAAGGACACAAGGTTTTTGCACTTACTCTTCGTCCTGGTCTCGGGAAGACTTTATCGGGTGTCCGGATTATTTCATATCACCCATCGAGGTCAAGTTCTGACACTATTCATCCGTGGATAGCTGACTTAGAAACCAAGGTGATTCGGGGTGAGGCGTGTCTCCGGCGTTGTCTTGAACTTAAGGATTCCGGTCTAATACCTGACTTAATCATTGCTCATCATGGGTGGGGTGAGCCCATGTTTCTTAAAGAGGTTTGGCCATCATCAATCCTTGCCCTCTATTGTGAATTCTTTTATAACACTTCTGGATTTGATTATGGCTTCGACAGCGAGTTTTCAAGTAAATCGATCGAATCTATTTGCAAATTACGCCTGAAGAACCTTAATAACACTCTTCACTTCGATATAGCCGATGCAGGTCTATCCCCCACACAATTTCAAGCTAATTCTTTCCCTCAGCAATTTCGTTCTAAAATTTCCGTTATACATGACGGTATTGATACTGCCCGTATCAAGCCTAATCCTTCTATAAAGCTAACACTCAATGAAAGTTTGCTTCTAACTAATAGAGACGAAGTTATCACGTTTGTAAATAGGAATCTTGAGCCATATCGTGGATTTCATATTTTTATGCGCACGCTTCCAAAGATACTAAAAGATCGTCCTACAGCACATGTTCTTATTGTTGGCGGAGACGGTGTTAGTTATGGTGCTAAGCCTAATTCAGATCTTTCATGGAAGCAGATATTTATTAATGAAGTTCGTCCTCATATTTCCGACTCTGATTGGGATCGAGTTCATTTTCTCGGTAACCTCCCCTATACAACCTTCATTGGTCTTTTACAGTTATCTACTGTTCATATATATCTTACTTACCCCTTCGTTCTTTCATGGAGTCTTTTAGAGGCTATGAGTGCCGGCTGTTCTATTATCGCTAGTGATACAGAGCCAGTTAGGGAAGTCATCGAACACGATAGAACTGGTCTTCTTGTTGATTTTTTTGATCAAGATGCTTTGTCTAGCGAGATCTGTAGTCTCCTCGACAACCATTCCAAACGTCAGCAAATTTCATCTAACGCGCGCAGTTATGCTATTGATAACTACGATATTATTAAAGTTTGTTTGCCTAAGCAAGTATCTTGGGTAAATTCACTGCTCAGTTGA
- a CDS encoding DUF6447 family protein, whose translation MAVINIDGKEYMTENMSEESKATLISLQFVQGEQKRLEAQIAVYKTAERAYVVALKETLEKG comes from the coding sequence ATGGCAGTTATCAACATCGACGGAAAAGAATATATGACAGAGAATATGAGTGAAGAATCTAAGGCTACTCTGATTAGCCTACAATTTGTACAGGGAGAACAGAAAAGATTAGAAGCGCAGATTGCCGTCTACAAGACTGCAGAAAGGGCGTACGTGGTGGCGTTGAAGGAGACTTTAGAAAAGGGGTGA
- a CDS encoding class I SAM-dependent methyltransferase: MKEEYTDSLELIPRYDAPSSWWEHVPVAHWIIKRLKPKLVVELGTHYGVSFFSFCESAEIFSKDTFCYAVDTWEGDSQAGFYGNEVYEKVSQHFNTKHKSRGRLIRSSFDDAAAHFDDNTIDLIHIDGLHTYEAVKHDYETWRSKLRKGGSIMFHDWNVREADFGVWKLWEEIKTEGSFECIEMMNGHGLAIATKTNSKPEWHDELAKSLPVLKTKGWLLDELRRTKDLLQASDKELATKKEMEQALMAQNDELRQRLIELQKVAEIYKKGLLYRGIRKVIRAIGNIRN, encoded by the coding sequence ATGAAGGAAGAATATACAGATAGTTTAGAATTAATTCCTCGATACGATGCTCCATCTTCCTGGTGGGAGCATGTGCCAGTCGCACATTGGATAATAAAGAGACTAAAACCAAAACTAGTAGTGGAATTAGGTACACACTATGGCGTATCATTCTTTAGTTTTTGCGAATCAGCCGAGATATTTTCAAAAGATACCTTTTGCTATGCAGTTGATACATGGGAGGGCGACAGTCAAGCAGGCTTTTACGGCAATGAGGTGTATGAAAAAGTAAGTCAGCATTTTAATACCAAACACAAATCAAGAGGAAGATTAATCAGATCAAGTTTTGACGATGCGGCCGCACATTTCGATGATAATACAATCGACTTGATTCATATTGATGGGTTACATACATACGAAGCAGTTAAACACGATTATGAAACATGGCGAAGTAAGTTAAGAAAGGGTGGTTCAATTATGTTTCATGATTGGAATGTAAGGGAAGCAGACTTTGGTGTATGGAAACTTTGGGAAGAAATAAAAACTGAAGGAAGTTTTGAATGCATAGAAATGATGAATGGGCATGGGCTAGCAATTGCAACAAAAACAAATTCAAAGCCAGAGTGGCATGATGAACTGGCAAAATCATTACCCGTTCTAAAAACTAAGGGATGGCTATTGGATGAACTAAGAAGGACAAAGGACCTTCTACAAGCGTCAGACAAAGAGCTGGCAACGAAAAAAGAAATGGAACAAGCACTTATGGCCCAGAACGATGAATTAAGACAGCGGTTGATAGAATTACAGAAAGTGGCGGAAATATACAAAAAGGGTCTACTGTACAGAGGAATTAGAAAGGTGATCCGTGCAATTGGAAATATCAGAAACTAA